TGAAGCCTTAAAAGAAGGAGCTCAGGGGTATCTTTTAAAAAATACCCGTCCTAATGAATGGGATGCTTACATAGAAGCTGTGTTGGACGGACGAAGGATTTCAAAAGCGTTTATTGACGATACGCTTTCTAAACTTATGGGTTCGGAGCCTAAGGAAAAGCCTCCACTTTCCAGCCGTGAAATTGAAGTCATGAAGCTGGCAGCTTCTGGGGCGACGAACAAAGAAATATCTTCGCAGCTTCATATTACGGAAAATACCGTAAAGAATCATTTAAAAAGCGTATTGAGAAAATTAAACATCAAAAATAGGGTAGAATTGGCGCGGGTCGCTTATGAAAGCAAGTGGCTGTAAATCGGATAGAAAGTTAAGGTGAATGCATGTTACAGACAACAAGAAAAGGGGAATGGTTTGAAATCATTGTCCCTGCTAAATGGGATGGATCAACTGTAGAACAAGTACTAAGGAACAAATGGAATGTGCCACGCAAGCTGCTGCATAAATTCAGATCCACTAGAGGTGTGACGTTAAATAACGAAATTCCTCATTGGAAGACCCATACAGTCCATGACGGAGATATCCTCCGGATACGGCTGTTTGAACCGCAGCCCTTGGAGGTCGTTCCGGCTTACATGGACATCGATGTCGTTTTTGAAGATGATCATCTGCTTGTCGTAAATAAGCCCGCCGGCATCGGCACCCACCCGAATACACCCGAGAATACAAGTACGTTGGTCAATGGTGTTGCTTTTTATTTTCAATCCAATGGAATAGAAGCAACCCCAAAATATGTGCACAGGCTGGATCGAGATACGTCCGGAGCCCTTTTATTTGCAAAACATGACCTGGCGATTGCGACGCTTGGCAATCAATTAAAAAAGCGGGAAATCAAGCGCACCTACTTAGCCTGGGTAGAAGGGAAAGTAAAGACAAAACAAGGGACAATCTGCGAACCGATAGGGAAAGACCGCCATCACCCTGTAAGAAGAAGAGTCTCAAAGACCGGGCAGGAAGCGGAGACTGATTATGAAGTCATCGAATATAA
This Halobacillus salinarum DNA region includes the following protein-coding sequences:
- a CDS encoding response regulator encodes the protein MTTYKVLIADDHEHAREAIRDILSASSSCEIIGEAVNGIEAVNLAEQLHPDLILMDIHMPECNGLQATRTIKQKLPESKIIILTVSEDSTHLFEALKEGAQGYLLKNTRPNEWDAYIEAVLDGRRISKAFIDDTLSKLMGSEPKEKPPLSSREIEVMKLAASGATNKEISSQLHITENTVKNHLKSVLRKLNIKNRVELARVAYESKWL
- a CDS encoding RluA family pseudouridine synthase — its product is MLQTTRKGEWFEIIVPAKWDGSTVEQVLRNKWNVPRKLLHKFRSTRGVTLNNEIPHWKTHTVHDGDILRIRLFEPQPLEVVPAYMDIDVVFEDDHLLVVNKPAGIGTHPNTPENTSTLVNGVAFYFQSNGIEATPKYVHRLDRDTSGALLFAKHDLAIATLGNQLKKREIKRTYLAWVEGKVKTKQGTICEPIGKDRHHPVRRRVSKTGQEAETDYEVIEYNPERKATLLKLQLKTGRTHQIRVHLSYIGHPLMGDDLYGGKAKISHKQALHAAKLTFVHPFTEEEVTCYAHADSEIKLFTESQILQV